A region of Polyangiaceae bacterium DNA encodes the following proteins:
- a CDS encoding sigma-54-dependent Fis family transcriptional regulator: MKRDAEPSGSLPALALTEAAGAALVLDRELSVVLATESAERLLGPVKLGVSAPKLLCAEGAKRPIAEALVAGRSVRAVIPKPRPADGERLLEVRSLPLRHDGELSGWLLLLEDAGPADEGAVEFHGMWARTASMKHVFHVIEQVAADDVTVLVRGETGSGKELVARALHTLSRRSAGPFRALNCAALPGNLLESELFGHVRGAFTGAVKDTPGHIQLAHGGTLFLDEIAEMPLDLQAKLLRVIETRSVIPVGAREPIPVDVRIVSATHRSLRAEVEAGRFRADLMYRLRVIPIFLPPLRERREDIVLIANQLIAQANEGARRRIERIAPAAEAVLTRYDWPGNVRELRNVLAYAYAIGKGPILLPSELPWELSEPKLEDRGEGSESIARRSGELDAEGQRILAVLERAGGSKSRAAKVLGMSRVTLWRRLKALGIEG, from the coding sequence GTGAAACGCGATGCCGAGCCGTCGGGGTCGTTGCCTGCCCTGGCGCTGACCGAGGCCGCGGGCGCGGCGCTGGTGCTGGATCGCGAGCTCTCGGTGGTGCTGGCCACGGAGTCCGCCGAGCGCCTACTGGGCCCAGTGAAGCTGGGCGTCTCGGCGCCGAAGCTGCTCTGCGCCGAGGGCGCGAAGCGGCCCATCGCCGAGGCCCTGGTCGCGGGGCGTTCGGTGCGCGCCGTGATCCCCAAGCCCCGACCCGCCGACGGCGAGCGGCTCTTGGAGGTGCGCTCACTCCCGCTGCGGCACGACGGCGAGCTCTCGGGCTGGCTGCTCCTGCTCGAGGACGCCGGCCCCGCCGACGAAGGCGCCGTGGAGTTTCACGGCATGTGGGCGCGCACCGCCAGCATGAAGCACGTGTTCCACGTCATCGAGCAGGTGGCTGCCGACGACGTCACCGTGCTGGTGCGAGGCGAGACCGGCAGCGGCAAGGAGCTGGTCGCGCGGGCGCTGCACACGCTCTCGCGGCGCAGCGCAGGGCCGTTCCGAGCGCTCAACTGCGCAGCGCTACCCGGTAACCTGCTGGAGAGCGAGCTCTTCGGTCATGTGCGGGGCGCGTTCACCGGCGCCGTGAAGGACACGCCGGGCCACATTCAGCTGGCGCACGGCGGCACGCTCTTCCTGGACGAGATCGCGGAGATGCCCCTGGACCTCCAGGCAAAGCTCTTGCGCGTGATCGAGACGCGGAGCGTGATTCCGGTCGGGGCGCGAGAGCCGATTCCGGTGGACGTTCGCATCGTGTCCGCCACGCACCGCTCGCTCCGCGCCGAAGTCGAGGCCGGACGCTTTCGAGCGGATCTGATGTACCGCTTGCGCGTCATCCCGATCTTCCTGCCGCCGCTGCGCGAACGACGCGAGGACATCGTGCTGATCGCGAATCAGCTGATCGCGCAGGCGAACGAGGGCGCGCGGCGGCGCATCGAGCGCATCGCTCCCGCCGCGGAGGCGGTGCTCACGCGCTACGACTGGCCCGGCAACGTGCGCGAGCTGCGGAACGTCTTGGCCTATGCCTACGCCATCGGCAAAGGCCCCATCCTCCTGCCCAGCGAGCTGCCCTGGGAGCTCTCGGAGCCGAAGCTCGAAGACCGCGGCGAAGGCAGCGAGAGCATCGCTCGGAGGAGCGGCGAGCTGGACGCCGAAGGCCAGCGCATTCTGGCCGTGCTCGAGCGGGCCGGCGGCAGCAAGAGCCGCGCTGCCAAGGTCTTGGGCATGAGCCGCGTCACGCTCTGGCGCCGGCTCAAGGCACTGGGCATCGAAGGCTGA
- a CDS encoding MBL fold metallo-hydrolase: MKREVQAFFDQRTFTLSYVVWDEETRDAVVIDAVLDYEPVGSYTWTESVDQISTFVREKGLKLHYALETHAHADHLSGAQLLRRRFDARVVIGERIREVQEVFKNVFDLGPDFAVDGSQFDQLVKDGEVFHAGSLPIEVIATPGHTPGCVSYQIGDAVFTGDALFMEDYGTGRTDFPKGSAEALYDSIQKLYALPDSTRVFVGHDYLPNGRKVKWETTIGASKRLNVQLNAATSREEFVKMRTERDKGLAAPKLLFPSVQVNVNAGKLPEPRPNGIRYLATPLNFLRKADELGEPIGWK; this comes from the coding sequence ATGAAACGCGAAGTCCAGGCCTTTTTCGACCAGCGCACCTTCACGCTCAGCTACGTCGTCTGGGACGAAGAGACACGAGACGCGGTGGTGATCGACGCGGTGCTCGACTACGAGCCGGTCGGCTCCTACACGTGGACCGAGTCGGTCGATCAGATCTCGACCTTCGTGCGGGAGAAGGGGCTGAAGCTGCACTACGCGCTCGAGACCCACGCCCACGCCGATCACCTGTCGGGCGCTCAGCTGCTGCGCCGTCGCTTCGACGCTCGAGTCGTGATCGGCGAGCGCATCCGCGAGGTGCAGGAGGTCTTCAAGAACGTGTTCGACTTGGGGCCCGACTTCGCCGTGGACGGCAGTCAGTTCGACCAGCTGGTGAAGGACGGCGAGGTTTTTCACGCGGGTAGCCTCCCCATCGAGGTCATCGCCACGCCGGGTCACACCCCCGGCTGCGTGAGCTACCAGATCGGGGACGCAGTGTTCACCGGTGACGCGCTGTTCATGGAGGACTACGGCACCGGACGTACCGACTTCCCGAAGGGCTCGGCGGAGGCGCTGTACGACTCGATCCAGAAGCTCTATGCCCTGCCGGACTCGACGAGGGTGTTCGTCGGGCACGACTACCTGCCGAACGGTCGGAAAGTGAAGTGGGAGACCACCATCGGAGCTTCGAAGCGCCTGAACGTGCAGCTCAACGCGGCGACGAGCCGGGAAGAGTTCGTCAAGATGCGTACCGAGCGCGACAAGGGTCTGGCCGCTCCCAAGCTGCTCTTCCCCAGCGTTCAGGTGAACGTCAACGCCGGCAAGCTGCCGGAGCCCCGGCCGAACGGCATCCGCTACCTGGCGACTCCCCTGAACTTCCTGCGCAAGGCGGACGAGCTCGGCGAGCCGATCGGCTGGAAGTGA
- a CDS encoding sulfite exporter TauE/SafE family protein gives MIIVAVILALLVGVSLGLLGGGGSILTVPILRYVLGMEAHRAVALSLLVVGTTSLAALIPHARKGRVRWRTALIFGAAGMVGAFLAGRVAHLIPAVLLLVAFGVMMLVTAVAMLRGRSSVSAPAQRELPVAKVLGEGLVVGAVTGLVGAGGGFLVVPALVILGGLPMEVAVGTSLVVIAMKSFAGFAGFLGHTPIDWTLAAWVSGAAVVGSFAGGALADRISPARLRSAFGWFVVAMAFFILGQELPRAFGLVPSVVLAVGLAVVGTALAAAGKQLFSRAKAASMLASGAAAAE, from the coding sequence ATGATCATCGTCGCCGTCATCTTGGCTCTGCTCGTGGGGGTGTCGCTCGGCCTGCTCGGTGGGGGAGGCTCGATCCTCACGGTGCCGATCCTTCGCTACGTTCTGGGCATGGAGGCGCACCGCGCGGTGGCGCTCTCGCTCTTGGTGGTGGGGACGACCAGCCTGGCCGCGCTGATCCCTCACGCTCGAAAGGGACGCGTCCGCTGGCGCACGGCGCTGATCTTCGGCGCGGCGGGGATGGTCGGGGCGTTCCTGGCTGGGCGCGTTGCACACCTGATTCCGGCCGTGCTCCTGCTCGTGGCGTTCGGGGTGATGATGCTCGTGACCGCAGTCGCCATGTTGCGCGGTCGAAGCAGCGTCAGCGCTCCCGCCCAGCGCGAGCTCCCGGTCGCCAAGGTGCTGGGCGAAGGCTTGGTCGTGGGCGCCGTTACCGGTCTGGTCGGCGCGGGTGGCGGGTTCCTCGTCGTGCCCGCGCTGGTGATTCTCGGCGGCCTGCCAATGGAAGTCGCCGTGGGCACGTCGCTGGTGGTCATCGCCATGAAGTCCTTCGCGGGGTTCGCCGGGTTCTTGGGGCACACTCCCATCGACTGGACGCTGGCCGCCTGGGTGAGCGGCGCCGCGGTGGTCGGCAGCTTCGCCGGCGGAGCTCTCGCGGACCGCATCTCGCCAGCGCGGCTGCGCAGCGCGTTCGGTTGGTTCGTGGTCGCGATGGCGTTCTTCATCCTCGGCCAGGAGCTGCCGCGGGCCTTCGGCCTGGTGCCGTCCGTGGTCCTGGCGGTGGGTCTCGCGGTCGTGGGCACTGCCCTCGCTGCCGCCGGAAAGCAGCTGTTCTCGCGCGCAAAGGCCGCCTCGATGCTGGCGTCCGGCGCCGCGGCGGCGGAGTAG
- a CDS encoding YeeE/YedE family protein, whose amino-acid sequence MKRESKQLLVSLFAGLVFGVGLAVSGMTQPSKVVGFLDPLGRWDASLMVVMAGAIAVHFVAYRLVKRRSSPLLTPSFSLPTRRDLDVKLLAGAALFGVGWGVGGFCPGPGLVSLGTGAPTVLAFVAAMLGGMFATAKLDALFTQRAKARRERAVVRGNAESAV is encoded by the coding sequence ATGAAACGCGAATCCAAGCAGCTTCTGGTCTCTCTGTTCGCCGGTCTGGTGTTCGGCGTCGGGCTCGCCGTGAGCGGCATGACGCAGCCGAGCAAAGTCGTCGGCTTTCTGGATCCACTCGGGCGCTGGGACGCGAGCCTGATGGTCGTGATGGCCGGCGCCATCGCCGTGCACTTCGTCGCCTACCGCCTGGTCAAGCGGCGGAGCTCGCCGCTGCTCACGCCGAGCTTCTCCCTGCCCACCCGGCGCGACCTGGACGTGAAGCTCCTGGCCGGCGCGGCGCTCTTCGGCGTCGGCTGGGGCGTCGGCGGGTTCTGCCCAGGCCCCGGCCTGGTCTCGCTGGGAACCGGTGCGCCCACGGTGCTGGCGTTCGTGGCGGCGATGCTCGGCGGGATGTTCGCGACCGCGAAGCTGGACGCCCTCTTCACCCAGCGCGCGAAGGCTCGCCGCGAGCGCGCCGTGGTCCGCGGGAACGCCGAGTCGGCCGTCTGA
- a CDS encoding universal stress protein: MPVIVHTTDLSGDDSAAFAHAVALAARRGAKLCSVHACTGPAPERGFPDATRLLESWRSEREPVAHEAMLHQCCDDVTDTLLDALRRVEPELVVTATHGRTGVARIFSESVAESVARNVKVPTLIVPLAGDGFVDPATGAVRLGRVLVPVGNAGDAERGLRAAVWLLELAAVGDAEIVLLHVDDGTPMPAVTLPEGVTTRVRLAKGALEDAIVEAAKSERACVIVMATHGHDSMSDVLFGSHTERVLGAAGCPILSVPLA, encoded by the coding sequence GTGCCCGTAATCGTCCACACCACCGACCTCTCCGGCGACGACTCGGCAGCCTTCGCCCACGCCGTGGCCCTGGCGGCGCGGCGCGGCGCGAAGCTCTGCAGTGTGCACGCCTGCACCGGCCCTGCGCCGGAGCGGGGCTTCCCCGATGCCACGCGCTTGCTCGAGAGCTGGCGCTCGGAGCGCGAGCCCGTCGCCCACGAGGCGATGCTCCACCAGTGCTGCGATGACGTCACCGACACGCTGCTAGACGCGCTCCGGCGCGTGGAACCCGAGCTGGTGGTCACGGCGACTCACGGCAGGACCGGCGTGGCGCGCATCTTCTCCGAGAGCGTCGCGGAGTCGGTGGCGCGCAACGTGAAGGTCCCCACGCTGATCGTGCCGCTCGCCGGCGACGGCTTCGTGGACCCCGCGACCGGGGCAGTTCGGCTAGGCCGCGTGCTGGTCCCCGTGGGTAACGCCGGCGACGCCGAGCGTGGCCTCCGGGCGGCGGTCTGGCTGCTCGAGCTGGCGGCGGTGGGCGACGCCGAGATCGTGCTGCTCCACGTGGACGACGGCACCCCGATGCCCGCAGTGACGCTACCGGAGGGGGTGACCACGCGCGTGCGCCTGGCCAAGGGTGCGCTCGAGGACGCCATCGTCGAGGCGGCGAAGAGCGAGCGCGCCTGTGTGATCGTGATGGCCACGCACGGCCACGACAGCATGTCGGACGTGCTGTTCGGCAGCCACACCGAGCGAGTGCTCGGCGCCGCCGGCTGTCCCATCCTGTCGGTGCCCCTGGCGTGA
- a CDS encoding Smr/MutS family protein, with the protein MSGPEEDEDPPAVLEIEDSIDLHGFAPRDIPSVVESYLEAAHEKGFREVRLIHGRGTGFQRSRVRQVLSTHPLVAEFRDAPATRGGWGATVVWLTDPC; encoded by the coding sequence GTGAGCGGGCCGGAAGAAGACGAAGACCCGCCCGCCGTCCTCGAGATCGAGGACAGCATCGATCTGCACGGCTTCGCGCCCCGGGACATCCCCAGCGTGGTCGAGTCGTACCTGGAGGCGGCGCACGAGAAGGGCTTCCGCGAGGTCCGCCTGATCCACGGCCGTGGCACGGGATTCCAGCGCTCCCGCGTGCGCCAGGTGCTCTCCACCCACCCTTTGGTCGCCGAGTTCCGCGACGCGCCGGCCACCCGAGGTGGCTGGGGGGCGACGGTGGTGTGGCTCACCGACCCGTGTTAG
- a CDS encoding DUF4026 domain-containing protein, with product MAQIPPELARLLEDPPDSDLLAILPEGSGALSLSDALASLERAELGVTHAAPVAPEHEGALWELEIELAVRGRSEPALARAWLEPAPHGMLTDGVPWRGVTARDLNDGRHATWAVCVSMGFAANPLADYHAQARLLFALAPEAILVLDVNAYRPHPGAWLRELAETQIPPSPVALFSIHDVAEPGAALHWLHTHGLDRCGLVELDALDVPGERAGLVGELMNSVAAMFLERGLPEPGEAFAVGQDIDLTWLPWSEGLGKVRDDTPGGEKDRDEAHRGARAILFAPKRALFGTKYQSLAVYVPVLEQNPLLYVSSAETERMALLASERLPRFLRLFDGFGGQDKWLFLVKLGYPVDGAEDDSDREHLWFQVHARGPGEVEATLLNAPYRVARLHEGDRGRHALEHLTDWAILCEAGRFDAGSVAELERLLSEQSQLH from the coding sequence GTGGCCCAGATTCCGCCCGAGCTCGCCCGGTTGCTGGAGGATCCGCCGGATTCGGACCTCCTGGCCATCTTGCCGGAGGGCTCGGGCGCGCTCTCCCTGAGCGACGCGCTCGCGTCGCTCGAACGAGCGGAGCTCGGCGTCACGCACGCAGCGCCGGTGGCACCCGAGCACGAAGGAGCGCTCTGGGAGCTGGAGATCGAGCTCGCGGTCCGGGGAAGGTCCGAGCCCGCGCTCGCGCGCGCCTGGCTGGAGCCGGCGCCGCACGGCATGCTGACGGATGGCGTCCCGTGGCGGGGCGTGACGGCACGCGACCTGAACGACGGGCGTCACGCGACCTGGGCGGTGTGCGTGAGCATGGGCTTCGCTGCGAACCCGCTCGCCGACTACCACGCCCAGGCGCGCTTGCTCTTCGCGCTGGCGCCGGAGGCCATCCTGGTGCTCGACGTCAACGCCTACCGGCCGCACCCGGGCGCGTGGCTTCGCGAGCTCGCCGAGACCCAAATCCCGCCCTCGCCCGTCGCGCTGTTCTCCATTCACGACGTCGCCGAGCCGGGCGCCGCGCTCCACTGGCTCCACACCCACGGTCTGGATCGCTGCGGGCTGGTCGAGCTCGACGCCCTCGACGTGCCGGGCGAACGAGCCGGTCTCGTCGGCGAGCTGATGAACTCGGTCGCCGCCATGTTCCTGGAGCGGGGTCTGCCGGAGCCGGGAGAGGCGTTCGCCGTCGGGCAAGACATCGACCTCACCTGGCTGCCCTGGTCGGAGGGGCTCGGCAAGGTGCGCGACGACACGCCCGGTGGCGAGAAGGACCGCGACGAGGCCCACCGCGGCGCGCGCGCCATCCTGTTCGCGCCGAAGAGGGCGCTGTTCGGGACCAAGTACCAGAGCCTCGCGGTGTACGTGCCCGTGCTCGAGCAGAACCCGTTGCTCTACGTGTCGTCCGCGGAGACGGAGCGCATGGCGCTGCTCGCGAGCGAGCGGCTCCCGCGCTTCCTTCGGCTGTTCGATGGCTTCGGCGGGCAGGACAAGTGGCTGTTCCTGGTCAAGCTCGGCTACCCCGTGGACGGCGCCGAGGACGACTCCGATCGCGAGCACCTGTGGTTCCAGGTCCACGCGCGGGGCCCGGGAGAGGTCGAGGCCACGCTGCTCAACGCGCCGTACCGCGTCGCTCGCCTGCACGAAGGCGACCGCGGGCGACACGCGCTCGAGCACCTCACGGACTGGGCCATCCTGTGCGAGGCCGGACGCTTCGACGCCGGCAGCGTCGCCGAGCTCGAGCGCCTGCTCAGCGAGCAGAGCCAGCTGCACTAG
- a CDS encoding Ku protein, with the protein MAARAISSGTISFGLVAIPVKLYTSASSEQVRFNMLHDKCGSRLKQQYLCPVDNEVVEREATVKGYEWSRGQYVRFSDEELKALESERSNSIEITEFVPLHSVDFVQVEKSYYLGPDKGGDKPYQLLGECMKKKGVVAVGRWAGRGKEQLVLIRPYDKDGLVLHQLYYQNEVRSFGEIDTGARFTFSDIERELAEKLIEQLTSESFAAEKYKDSYEERVRAAVEKKVAGQEITVAPEAPRAQIIDLFEALKKSLAEAQERVANSTEAPKPPVKSRAEEAPPVEKKVAARRRSAKK; encoded by the coding sequence ATGGCTGCGCGCGCCATCTCCTCTGGGACCATCTCCTTCGGCTTGGTCGCCATCCCGGTCAAGCTCTACACCTCCGCTTCGAGCGAGCAGGTCCGCTTCAACATGCTGCACGACAAGTGCGGCAGCCGCCTGAAGCAGCAGTACCTGTGCCCGGTGGACAACGAGGTCGTGGAGCGAGAGGCCACTGTGAAGGGCTACGAATGGTCCCGCGGCCAGTACGTGCGCTTCAGCGACGAAGAACTGAAGGCGCTGGAGAGCGAGCGCAGCAACTCGATCGAGATCACGGAGTTCGTGCCCCTCCACAGCGTGGACTTCGTGCAGGTCGAGAAGAGCTACTACCTCGGCCCGGACAAGGGCGGAGACAAGCCCTATCAGCTGCTCGGCGAGTGCATGAAGAAGAAGGGCGTCGTGGCCGTGGGGCGTTGGGCCGGGCGCGGCAAGGAGCAACTGGTCCTGATCCGCCCGTACGACAAGGACGGCTTGGTGCTGCACCAGCTCTACTATCAGAACGAGGTGCGCAGCTTCGGCGAGATCGACACGGGCGCGCGCTTCACCTTCAGCGACATCGAGCGCGAGTTGGCCGAGAAGCTGATCGAACAGCTGACCAGCGAGAGCTTCGCTGCCGAGAAATACAAGGACAGCTACGAGGAGCGCGTGCGCGCCGCCGTGGAGAAGAAGGTGGCGGGCCAGGAGATCACGGTGGCGCCCGAGGCCCCGCGCGCGCAGATCATCGACCTGTTCGAGGCCTTGAAGAAGAGCCTGGCGGAGGCTCAGGAGCGCGTGGCCAACAGCACCGAGGCGCCGAAGCCTCCGGTCAAGAGTCGCGCCGAAGAGGCCCCTCCCGTCGAGAAGAAGGTCGCCGCGCGGCGACGCAGCGCGAAGAAGTGA
- the ligD gene encoding DNA ligase D: protein MATKPKEMVPEEMARAAMERPWYRRDPDARKHCGEGTRRGLNVGAGRELGYARPGVGQAAQLRGIRLPGLRGPRARVPRGAPPLRNPVALETLRGDRVARRVRVRGLPGHRVRASGRRGVPASLRRLPPREADDAVDAPRAAAAPRGAGPVRRGARRASRRSGAPREHRSRVRRARRGAELVASRRRPESSDQSPLGRYREKRDPATTPEPFAPAPALARATSVGRFVVHRHSATREHYDLRLEIGGTLKSFAVPKGPSLDPEEKRLAVNTEDHPLEYLEFEAVIPDGNYGAGPMIVWDRGRVRYLEGSAEEGVARGKIDFVLSGFKLAGRFALVHTGARRGPNEQNHWLLIKKADAHARAGDGVAVHDPRSVLSGLSIEELGSLAELRRSIEEQAASLGAPLGQVDARSLRPMLCALEGASLDDASRLYELKLDGARVVAQKSGSTVVLRYRNGRICTQTFPEIAQAVAKLPAERCVLDGEVVAFDDGGKPRFQRLAPRLMSVRPEEVLRVTAEIPVAYLVFDVLELGPRTLVSLPLRVRKQLLAALVRGRGLVRALDHLEGHGRALYDFCRAEHLEGVVSKRSDSPYRPGPRRTGDWVKIKCERDEELVVVGWEEGRGARRALGALCLASYEQGELVLRGKVGSGLDGPTLRALETRLAPLEVPESPARGEPGRTRGAVHHVRPELVVNVRFVGWSDDGHLREPVFRGVRDDVPPSACTVAPPGGERLDPASLPEAAALSTRVALTNRDKVFWPEQGYTKGNLLDYYASVAPVLLPFLRDRPVILVRYPDGIGGKSFYQWRPPEGAPAWIRTLELRDEEDREARGDKSVFLIDSLDALLYIVNLGCIPLHVLASRAGDLDHGDFFTIDFDIGDGSFRDAVLLMLSLRDLLTEAGLVGFPKTSGQTGLHVLVPVGPRVPFAVTKVLAELFGRLLEARHPKIATTERRVDRRGPRVFVDTGQTGRSRAIVAPYSVRAVSGATVSTPLVWEEVNLALDPRRFDITTLPARLAQRGDPMATLLDARPDVAAAVAAIEQMVKV from the coding sequence ATGGCGACCAAGCCGAAGGAGATGGTCCCAGAGGAGATGGCGCGCGCAGCCATGGAGCGCCCATGGTATCGGCGTGATCCTGACGCCAGGAAACATTGTGGCGAAGGAACCCGCCGCGGGCTGAACGTGGGTGCAGGGCGAGAGCTCGGCTATGCTCGCCCGGGTGTCGGCCAGGCCGCCCAGCTACGAGGCATTCGGCTTCCTGGGCTCCGGGGGCCTCGGGCGCGTGTACCGCGGGGTGCACCACCCCTCCGGAACCCCGTTGCGCTCGAGACGCTGCGCGGCGATCGGGTTGCTCGCCGCGTTCGCGTGCGCGGACTCCCGGGACACCGAGTGCGCGCGTCCGGCCGTCGCGGCGTTCCTGCGAGCCTTCGCCGACTGCCCCCACGAGAAGCTGATGACGCTGTGGATGCTCCGCGAGCTGCCGCCGCGCCTCGAGGCGCGGGGCCTGTCCGACGAGGCGCGCGCCGTGCGAGCCGTCGATCAGGAGCTCCGCGAGAACATCGCTCGAGGGTTCGCCGAGCCCGCCGAGGAGCCGAGCTAGTGGCGTCGCGCCGCCGCCCCGAGTCGAGCGACCAGAGCCCGCTCGGCCGCTACCGCGAGAAGCGCGATCCGGCCACGACGCCCGAGCCGTTCGCCCCCGCGCCGGCGCTCGCTCGGGCCACCAGCGTGGGGCGCTTCGTGGTTCACCGCCACTCGGCGACCCGCGAGCACTACGACCTGCGCCTGGAGATCGGCGGCACGCTGAAGAGCTTCGCGGTGCCCAAGGGGCCGAGCCTCGATCCCGAAGAGAAGCGCCTGGCGGTGAACACCGAAGATCACCCGCTCGAGTACCTGGAGTTCGAGGCCGTGATCCCCGACGGCAACTACGGCGCGGGGCCCATGATCGTGTGGGATCGCGGCCGCGTGCGCTACCTGGAGGGTAGCGCCGAGGAAGGGGTCGCCCGGGGCAAGATCGACTTCGTGCTCTCGGGGTTCAAGCTCGCCGGGCGCTTTGCGCTGGTGCACACCGGAGCCCGTCGCGGCCCGAACGAGCAGAACCATTGGCTCCTGATCAAGAAGGCCGATGCACACGCGCGCGCTGGAGACGGCGTGGCAGTGCACGACCCGCGCAGCGTGCTGTCGGGGCTCAGCATCGAGGAGCTCGGGTCGCTGGCGGAGCTCAGGCGCAGCATCGAGGAGCAGGCCGCGAGCCTGGGCGCACCGCTCGGTCAGGTCGACGCGCGCTCGCTCCGGCCCATGCTGTGCGCGCTCGAGGGCGCGTCGCTGGACGACGCGAGCCGGCTCTACGAGCTGAAGCTCGACGGCGCCCGCGTGGTGGCTCAGAAGAGCGGCTCGACCGTCGTGCTGCGCTACCGCAACGGCCGCATCTGCACGCAGACCTTCCCCGAGATTGCCCAAGCGGTGGCCAAGCTGCCCGCCGAGCGCTGCGTGCTGGACGGTGAGGTAGTGGCCTTCGACGACGGCGGTAAGCCGCGCTTCCAACGCCTGGCGCCGCGGCTGATGAGCGTTCGCCCGGAGGAGGTGCTGCGGGTCACCGCCGAGATCCCCGTCGCGTACCTGGTGTTCGACGTGCTCGAGCTGGGCCCGCGAACGCTGGTCTCGCTGCCGCTCCGGGTGCGCAAGCAGCTGCTCGCGGCGCTGGTTCGAGGGCGCGGATTGGTACGGGCGCTCGATCACTTGGAGGGCCACGGCCGCGCGCTCTACGACTTCTGCCGGGCGGAGCACCTGGAAGGAGTGGTGAGCAAGCGCAGCGACTCACCCTATCGTCCCGGGCCGCGCCGCACGGGTGACTGGGTGAAGATCAAGTGCGAGCGCGACGAGGAGCTGGTGGTGGTCGGCTGGGAAGAGGGCCGCGGGGCGCGTCGGGCGCTCGGTGCGCTCTGCCTGGCCAGCTACGAGCAGGGAGAGCTGGTGCTGCGCGGCAAGGTGGGGAGCGGCCTGGACGGCCCCACCTTGAGAGCGCTCGAAACGCGGCTCGCGCCGCTCGAAGTCCCGGAGAGCCCGGCGCGCGGCGAGCCCGGCCGGACCCGCGGGGCGGTCCACCACGTGAGACCGGAGCTGGTGGTGAACGTGCGCTTCGTCGGTTGGAGCGACGACGGGCACCTGCGCGAGCCGGTGTTCCGCGGCGTGCGCGACGATGTCCCGCCGAGCGCGTGCACCGTGGCTCCGCCGGGCGGCGAGCGCCTGGACCCGGCCAGCTTGCCCGAGGCTGCCGCGCTGTCGACCCGTGTGGCGCTCACCAATCGCGACAAGGTGTTCTGGCCGGAGCAGGGCTACACCAAGGGCAACCTGCTCGACTATTACGCCAGCGTCGCCCCCGTTCTATTGCCCTTCCTGCGCGATCGGCCGGTCATCTTGGTGCGTTATCCCGACGGCATCGGGGGCAAGAGCTTCTACCAGTGGCGCCCGCCGGAGGGCGCGCCGGCCTGGATCCGCACGCTCGAGCTGCGCGACGAGGAAGATCGCGAGGCCCGCGGCGACAAGAGCGTGTTCCTGATCGATTCCCTCGACGCGCTCCTCTACATCGTGAACCTGGGCTGCATTCCCCTGCACGTCCTGGCGAGCCGGGCCGGCGATCTGGACCATGGGGACTTCTTCACCATCGACTTCGACATCGGCGACGGCAGCTTCCGCGATGCCGTCCTGTTGATGCTCTCGCTGCGTGATTTGCTCACGGAGGCGGGCCTGGTGGGGTTTCCGAAGACCAGCGGTCAGACCGGGCTCCACGTGCTGGTGCCCGTGGGGCCGCGGGTCCCCTTCGCGGTGACCAAGGTGCTGGCAGAGCTGTTCGGCCGCCTACTGGAGGCTCGGCACCCGAAGATCGCCACCACCGAGCGGCGCGTGGACCGGCGAGGCCCGCGGGTGTTCGTGGACACGGGACAGACCGGGCGCTCGCGGGCCATCGTCGCGCCGTACTCCGTGCGCGCGGTCTCCGGAGCCACCGTGTCCACCCCGCTCGTCTGGGAGGAAGTGAACTTGGCGCTCGACCCGAGGCGCTTCGACATCACGACGCTGCCCGCGCGCCTGGCCCAGCGCGGCGATCCGATGGCGACCTTGCTCGACGCTCGTCCCGACGTCGCCGCCGCCGTCGCGGCGATCGAGCAGATGGTTAAGGTCTGA
- a CDS encoding YeeE/YedE family protein encodes MHDFTPWSALAGGALIGLSASILLLVLGKVAGISGLIGGLLFPTRGDVSWRAAFITGLVIAGAAAWALSPASFGSSPRGIGFAIAAGLLVGAGTRLGNGCTSGHGVCGLSRLSVRSLAATVTFIGAGMGTVTLLRMLGAG; translated from the coding sequence ATGCACGACTTCACACCCTGGAGCGCACTCGCAGGTGGAGCCCTGATCGGGCTCTCGGCCTCGATCCTGCTGCTCGTGCTCGGCAAGGTCGCAGGCATCAGCGGCCTGATCGGCGGACTGCTCTTCCCCACGCGCGGTGACGTGTCGTGGCGCGCGGCATTCATCACCGGACTGGTGATCGCTGGCGCCGCCGCTTGGGCGCTGTCCCCAGCCAGCTTCGGCAGCTCGCCTCGCGGCATCGGGTTCGCGATCGCCGCGGGCCTGTTGGTCGGCGCGGGCACGCGCCTGGGTAACGGCTGCACCAGCGGCCACGGCGTGTGCGGGTTGAGCAGGCTCTCGGTGCGATCGCTGGCTGCGACCGTCACCTTCATCGGCGCCGGTATGGGTACGGTGACCTTGCTCCGCATGCTGGGCGCTGGTTGA